From Nicotiana tabacum cultivar K326 chromosome 15, ASM71507v2, whole genome shotgun sequence, the proteins below share one genomic window:
- the LOC107776068 gene encoding uncharacterized protein LOC107776068 encodes MAELQQPDAPITAAAIPSATATTTTSNTTSIAPPPPPSDNPPTNNVNSNNLGLSLAPKRQRRPSVRLGEIGNSPSDTHFRRGPKTWRFHKDPTLAAKTSKTRPLTNLVNGGAGGDNYDDNNTIVENNNNYNFNLGNRKSKSRKPTKRVRTNWHSSKFDTLIHEEANFFREDNNDNEEFREFEPSPGSESPVKEHSPVNSMEHMGLQYWDRRGIRTRVSESRDHHDDLNNEGVNSGDKSSIGVREWLIGLGLGRYAPVFEIHEVDDEVLPMLTLEDLKDMGINAVGSRRKMYNALLKLRKGFS; translated from the coding sequence ATGGCCGAGCTACAGCAGCCCGACGCCCCCATCACCGCCGCTGCCATCCCTTCCGCCACCGCGACAACCACCACCTCCAATACAACATCTATAGCTCCACCACCTCCCCCATCCGATAACCCTCCAACCAACAACGTCAATAGCAACAACTTAGGCCTCAGTTTGGCTCCGAAACGGCAGCGCCGACCAAGTGTTCGATTAGGCGAGATCGGAAACTCACCTTCCGACACTCACTTCCGACGAGGCCCCAAAACCTGGCGTTTCCATAAGGATCCTACCCTCGCTGCTAAAACCTCAAAGACCCGCCCTTTAACTAACCTCGTTAACGGCGGCGCCGGCGGCGATAATTATGACGACAACAACACCATCGTCGAGAACAACAACAATTACAACTTTAATTTGGGAAATCGGAAGTCGAAATCGAGGAAACCCACGAAGAGAGTGAGGACAAATTGGCATTCATCTAAGTTCGATACGCTCATTCACGAAGAAGCAAACTTTTTCAGGGAAGACAACAATGATAACGAAGAGTTTCGGGAATTCGAGCCGTCACCGGGCTCGGAAAGCCCAGTAAAAGAGCATAGCCCTGTAAACTCTATGGAACACATGGGCCTTCAGTATTGGGATCGGAGGGGGATTAGGACTAGAGTGTCCGAAAGCAGAGACCATCACGATGACCTCAATAATGAAGGAGTAAATTCAGGGGATAAGAGCAGCATTGGAGTAAGGGAGTGGTTGATTGGTTTGGGGTTGGGGAGATACGCACCCGTTTTCGAGATACACGAGGTTGATGATGAGGTATTGCCCATGTTGACTCTGGAGGATCTCAAGGATATGGGGATTAATGCTGTTGGTTCCAGAAGAAAAATGTACAATGCGCTACTCAAGCTGCGGAAAGGCTTTTCATGA